One genomic segment of Dehalogenimonas alkenigignens includes these proteins:
- a CDS encoding polyribonucleotide nucleotidyltransferase: MASIRTFERTIGGRKLVIEHGKLAWQANGAVTLRYGDTQILATAVIAKEARPGVDFLPLTIDVEERMYAAGKIPGGFIRREGRPTEAATLASRLADRPIRPLLPKHWRREIQVIVTVFAADQENDPDVLGVIGASCALGISEMPFEGPVSAVHVGYINGEFVINPTFSQMPESKLDVVVASTKKAVTMLEAGAHEADEALMMEAIKFGHAANQEIIALQEEVIAAVGKAKWHVDPPAVDEGLWAKVAAAIDHKLPAAFFQADKTQRAANLDAILQELMDGLAGEYEAGAVIAAYDKKIRKLVRSSILDKGERVSGRGINEIRELSAEVGILPRVHGSALFSRGMTQILNITTLGSLQMEQKLDNISPELSKRYIHHYNFPPYSTGEVKRVGGTGRREIGHGALAERALLPVIPSEAEFPYAIRLVSEAVSSNGSTSMASTCASSLSLMDAGVPIKRAVAGISIGLVTEDDNIDKFVTLTDIEGLEDNYGDMDFKVAGTRDGITAIQLDIKLKGISFAIIEQTLKQAKEARGIILEVMDRAISRNRAELSPYAPRMYKLKIDPGKIGTVIGPGGRVIRGIIEETKTTIDIEDDGTVIIGATDADSANRAIAIIEGMTKDIEPGTVYTGKVTRIMSFGAFVEILPGKEGMVHISELANRRVDRVEDVVKIGDMVQVKVAEIDSQGRINLSRRALLAPPTPEEAEAMRQAAPGGFRRSGPGAPMDHGGRPPFRR, translated from the coding sequence TTGGCATCGATACGCACATTTGAACGCACAATCGGCGGGCGCAAGCTTGTCATCGAACACGGCAAACTTGCCTGGCAAGCCAACGGCGCCGTCACCCTGCGCTACGGCGATACCCAGATTTTAGCCACCGCGGTTATCGCCAAAGAGGCTAGACCGGGGGTGGATTTCCTGCCCTTGACCATTGACGTCGAGGAAAGGATGTATGCCGCAGGTAAGATCCCCGGGGGGTTCATCCGCCGCGAGGGACGGCCCACCGAAGCGGCAACTTTGGCCTCTCGCCTGGCTGACCGGCCGATCCGCCCGCTGCTGCCCAAACACTGGCGCAGAGAGATTCAGGTCATAGTAACTGTTTTTGCTGCTGATCAGGAGAACGACCCGGACGTTCTGGGGGTTATCGGCGCTTCGTGCGCCCTGGGCATCTCCGAGATGCCTTTCGAGGGACCGGTTTCAGCGGTTCACGTCGGCTATATCAACGGCGAGTTCGTCATCAACCCGACTTTCTCTCAGATGCCTGAAAGCAAGTTAGACGTGGTGGTCGCCAGCACCAAAAAGGCGGTGACCATGCTCGAAGCCGGCGCCCACGAGGCCGACGAGGCCCTGATGATGGAGGCTATCAAATTCGGCCACGCCGCTAATCAGGAGATCATCGCTTTACAGGAAGAGGTTATCGCCGCTGTCGGCAAGGCTAAATGGCATGTCGACCCGCCGGCCGTTGACGAAGGCCTGTGGGCTAAGGTGGCCGCAGCCATTGACCACAAGCTGCCCGCCGCTTTCTTCCAGGCCGATAAAACCCAGCGCGCCGCCAATCTCGACGCCATCCTGCAGGAACTCATGGATGGCCTGGCCGGTGAATATGAAGCCGGTGCCGTCATAGCCGCGTACGATAAGAAGATTCGAAAGCTGGTCCGCTCCAGCATTCTTGATAAAGGCGAGCGTGTTTCCGGCCGCGGCATTAACGAAATCCGCGAGCTGTCTGCCGAGGTCGGTATCCTGCCCAGAGTCCACGGTTCCGCCCTGTTTTCCCGGGGCATGACCCAGATCCTCAATATCACCACCCTGGGTTCGCTACAGATGGAGCAAAAGCTTGACAACATTTCACCCGAGTTATCGAAACGATACATCCACCATTACAACTTCCCGCCTTATTCCACCGGCGAAGTCAAGCGTGTCGGCGGGACCGGCCGGCGCGAGATTGGGCACGGCGCTCTGGCGGAACGGGCGCTTCTGCCGGTAATCCCCAGTGAGGCCGAGTTCCCCTACGCCATCCGGCTGGTCTCCGAAGCCGTGTCATCTAACGGCTCCACCTCCATGGCTTCCACCTGCGCCTCGAGCCTGTCGCTGATGGACGCCGGCGTGCCCATTAAGAGAGCGGTGGCCGGCATCAGCATCGGCCTGGTAACTGAAGATGACAACATCGACAAGTTTGTCACCCTGACCGACATCGAAGGTTTGGAAGACAATTACGGCGACATGGACTTCAAGGTGGCCGGCACCCGCGACGGCATCACCGCCATCCAGCTGGATATCAAACTCAAAGGCATCAGCTTCGCCATCATCGAGCAGACGTTGAAGCAGGCCAAAGAGGCCCGGGGCATCATCCTTGAGGTGATGGACAGGGCCATTTCCCGCAACCGAGCCGAACTTTCTCCTTACGCGCCGCGGATGTACAAGCTGAAGATCGACCCGGGCAAGATCGGCACCGTTATCGGTCCCGGCGGCCGGGTTATCCGCGGCATCATCGAGGAAACTAAAACGACCATCGACATCGAAGACGACGGTACAGTGATCATCGGCGCCACCGACGCCGATTCAGCCAACCGGGCGATTGCCATCATCGAGGGCATGACAAAGGATATCGAACCCGGTACCGTGTATACCGGCAAGGTGACGCGCATCATGAGTTTCGGGGCTTTTGTCGAGATACTGCCCGGCAAGGAAGGCATGGTACATATCTCTGAACTGGCCAACCGCCGCGTTGACCGCGTCGAAGATGTCGTCAAGATCGGCGACATGGTGCAGGTCAAGGTGGCTGAAATCGACTCCCAGGGGCGGATCAACCTTTCCCGCCGCGCCCTGTTGGCGCCGCCGACGCCGGAAGAGGCCGAGGCAATGCGCCAGGCAGCGCCAGGCGGTTTCCGCCGTTCCGGTCCCGGCGCGCCAATGGATCACGGCGGCCGACCGCCTTTCCGGCGTTAG
- the rpsO gene encoding 30S ribosomal protein S15: MEKQDKINVIDAFKRHAKDTGSAEVQVAILSARINQLTTHLAANKQDAHTKRNLLRLVGQRRRMLAYLRREDATRYQDLIAKIGLRK, translated from the coding sequence TTGGAAAAACAGGACAAGATCAACGTCATCGATGCCTTCAAGCGGCATGCCAAGGACACCGGTTCCGCCGAAGTCCAGGTGGCCATCCTTTCAGCCCGGATCAACCAATTGACCACTCACCTGGCTGCCAACAAGCAGGACGCCCATACCAAACGCAACTTGCTGCGGCTGGTCGGCCAGCGCCGCCGGATGCTGGCTTATCTGCGGCGCGAGGACGCGACCCGATACCAGGACCTTATCGCCAAGATCGGTCTGCGCAAGTAA
- the fabF gene encoding beta-ketoacyl-ACP synthase II, with product MDTRFKPDYSRRVVITGIGMVSPLGLDTPTTWDGLINGRNGIEMLTLFDASPLETRFGGECKGFDPANYINKKDIRRMDRFAQLAVAAARMAVEESKLDIADGKGDDIGVIVGSGIGGLTTLFDQARVCIEKGPSKVTPFLIPMMISDIAAAQIAIAMGLKGPNFCTTSACSSGSDAIGTAYEAIREGRADTMLAGGTESGMNVLAFAAFNALNALSTNNDDPHHASRPFDAGRSGFVMSEGACVVVLEELTAALKRGAHIYAEVLGYGNSCDAFHIVQPIETGEGAARAMKMAVKRAGIEPGEIDYINAHGTSTQLNDKMETSAIKQVLGDHAYKVPISSTKSMLGHLIGGAGAIECAICALVIKNGIIPPTINYTTPDSDCDLDYTPNTARIKKVATTLSNSFGFGGHNSVIILRQYE from the coding sequence ATGGACACCCGTTTCAAACCTGATTATTCCCGCCGCGTGGTCATTACCGGCATCGGAATGGTCAGCCCCCTCGGCCTTGACACTCCGACCACCTGGGACGGTTTGATAAACGGCCGCAACGGCATCGAGATGCTGACCCTGTTCGACGCCTCACCCCTGGAAACCCGTTTCGGCGGAGAATGCAAGGGATTTGATCCGGCCAACTACATCAACAAGAAAGACATCAGGCGGATGGACCGCTTCGCCCAACTGGCGGTAGCCGCCGCGCGCATGGCCGTCGAAGAGTCCAAATTGGATATCGCCGACGGCAAGGGCGACGACATCGGCGTCATTGTCGGCTCCGGTATCGGCGGCCTGACCACCCTGTTTGACCAAGCTAGAGTCTGCATCGAAAAAGGGCCGTCTAAAGTCACCCCTTTCCTCATCCCGATGATGATCTCGGACATCGCCGCTGCCCAGATCGCTATCGCCATGGGCTTAAAAGGACCCAACTTCTGCACCACCTCCGCTTGTTCTTCGGGCTCCGATGCCATCGGCACCGCCTATGAGGCAATCCGTGAAGGCCGCGCCGATACCATGCTGGCCGGCGGCACTGAGAGCGGCATGAATGTCCTGGCGTTCGCCGCGTTCAACGCATTAAACGCCTTATCAACTAACAACGACGACCCGCACCACGCCTCACGGCCTTTCGATGCCGGACGCTCCGGCTTCGTCATGAGCGAGGGTGCCTGCGTCGTTGTCCTGGAGGAGCTCACGGCAGCCCTCAAACGGGGCGCTCACATCTACGCCGAAGTTTTGGGCTACGGCAACTCCTGCGATGCCTTCCACATTGTCCAGCCCATCGAGACCGGGGAGGGCGCTGCCCGTGCCATGAAGATGGCCGTCAAACGAGCCGGGATCGAGCCTGGAGAGATTGACTATATCAACGCCCACGGCACCTCGACCCAGCTCAATGACAAGATGGAAACGTCAGCTATCAAGCAGGTACTGGGTGATCACGCTTATAAAGTCCCCATCAGTTCGACCAAGTCAATGCTCGGGCATCTCATCGGCGGCGCCGGGGCTATAGAGTGCGCTATCTGCGCGCTGGTCATTAAAAATGGTATAATCCCGCCGACAATCAACTACACCACGCCGGACTCTGATTGTGACCTTGACTATACACCCAATACGGCAAGAATTAAGAAAGTGGCCACTACGCTGTCGAACTCCTTTGGCTTCGGCGGTCATAACTCTGTTATCATCCTGCGTCAGTACGAATAA
- the recJ gene encoding single-stranded-DNA-specific exonuclease RecJ produces the protein MRGARWQVAPADIPPGLTGKYPVLMAQILGNRGLRTAEDAELFLSGDNRLSHDPMLLPDIQPAMARIYRAVLSGEKFAVYGDFDTDGITATALMVTGLRRLGADVVPYIPHRLTEGYGLKTEALRKLAAEGVSLVISVDCGVTAVAEVAAARGFGLDIIVTDHHLPLPELPPAVAVIDPRRYDSAYPFQELAGVGVAFKVIEALFSGTARPLPKEHFLELGAIGTVADIMPLTGENRYLVKEGLKHLNDHPSPGLLEIVTLSRLKPGRLDAESISWTVAPRLNAAGRLEHAMVGYNLLMAATADEAAALASALENSNAERQRLTAKYVARAREQVLSGPISPLLFVEDEECPPGILGLVAGRLTDEFYRPSIVIRREKSVSTASCRSIPGFNITQAIDRCGHLLCHYGGHAQAAGFSLKTADLPEMSSLIADITARELASLDLQPVLSIDAEARFHELGGGLYEMLSQLAPFGEGNRPPLFVSRCVTVLDYRFMGTAEEHMKLRLTQGNSVWEAVAFRQASSLKKILPGPLDVVYNLELDRYNGRETLRMNIVDFAPSV, from the coding sequence ATGCGCGGCGCCCGCTGGCAGGTAGCCCCGGCTGACATCCCGCCCGGGCTGACCGGAAAATACCCGGTGCTCATGGCTCAAATCCTGGGTAACCGAGGACTGCGTACCGCAGAAGATGCCGAGCTTTTCCTGTCCGGGGACAACCGTCTGTCGCATGACCCGATGCTCCTGCCGGACATACAACCGGCGATGGCCCGCATCTACCGGGCGGTCCTTTCCGGCGAGAAATTCGCCGTCTACGGCGACTTCGACACTGACGGGATCACGGCTACCGCGCTCATGGTCACCGGCCTCCGCCGCCTGGGGGCGGATGTTGTGCCCTACATCCCCCACCGCCTGACCGAAGGCTACGGCCTCAAAACCGAAGCGCTCAGGAAACTGGCCGCCGAGGGTGTATCGCTGGTTATCTCCGTTGACTGCGGCGTCACCGCTGTGGCCGAGGTGGCTGCCGCCCGCGGTTTCGGACTGGACATCATCGTCACCGACCATCATCTGCCGCTCCCTGAGCTTCCGCCAGCGGTGGCAGTGATCGATCCCCGCCGCTATGATTCCGCATATCCCTTCCAGGAACTGGCGGGGGTCGGCGTCGCCTTCAAAGTAATCGAGGCGCTTTTTTCCGGAACCGCCCGGCCGCTGCCCAAGGAGCATTTTCTGGAACTTGGGGCTATCGGCACGGTGGCCGACATCATGCCCCTTACCGGCGAGAACCGCTACCTGGTCAAAGAAGGATTGAAGCATCTAAACGATCACCCCTCTCCGGGACTTCTTGAGATCGTGACCTTGTCGCGTCTGAAACCCGGCCGGCTCGACGCCGAAAGCATCTCCTGGACGGTGGCGCCGCGTCTTAACGCCGCCGGACGGCTGGAGCATGCTATGGTTGGCTATAACTTGCTCATGGCTGCCACCGCCGACGAGGCAGCGGCACTGGCATCAGCGCTGGAAAACAGCAACGCCGAGCGCCAGCGCCTGACAGCCAAATACGTCGCCCGGGCCCGCGAGCAGGTACTGTCCGGACCAATATCACCGCTGCTCTTCGTTGAGGATGAGGAGTGTCCGCCTGGTATCCTTGGGCTGGTAGCCGGGCGTCTGACAGACGAGTTCTACCGCCCCTCCATCGTCATCCGCCGGGAGAAAAGCGTCTCCACCGCTTCATGCCGCTCCATCCCAGGATTCAACATCACACAGGCAATAGACCGCTGCGGCCACCTGCTGTGCCACTATGGAGGCCACGCCCAAGCGGCTGGCTTTAGCCTCAAAACAGCCGACCTGCCGGAGATGTCGTCGCTTATCGCCGACATCACCGCCCGCGAACTAGCCTCGCTTGACCTCCAACCGGTACTGTCTATCGACGCCGAGGCGCGCTTTCATGAACTTGGCGGCGGTCTTTACGAAATGCTGAGCCAGCTTGCCCCATTTGGCGAAGGCAACCGGCCTCCTCTTTTCGTCAGCCGTTGCGTCACAGTGTTGGATTACCGGTTCATGGGTACAGCCGAAGAACATATGAAACTTAGGTTGACGCAGGGCAATTCGGTTTGGGAAGCCGTCGCTTTCCGTCAAGCGAGCAGCCTTAAAAAAATTCTCCCCGGTCCGCTGGATGTGGTGTATAATCTTGAACTGGATCGGTACAACGGGCGCGAGACTCTTCGAATGAACATCGTTGATTTTGCACCATCAGTCTGA
- a CDS encoding glycerol-3-phosphate acyltransferase, with the protein MNETLSIVAALIAAYLVGSIPLAYLMGRWLKGIDIRQVGTKNMGTMNTFYEVGFWPGMLVLTVDISKGAAAVAVARVLETPQIIEFLAGMVAVMGHVLPVWLKFKGGKGGATCIGVLAFLMPWGIPIYAATFGLILLITRFPTFSYSAAFIIFPIIGWVIYHSTAFIIYPMALLMIPGLQYIMRVKQIGERSTSFKDAVFRKSLRDRR; encoded by the coding sequence ATGAATGAAACATTATCGATCGTAGCTGCCCTCATCGCTGCATACCTGGTCGGCAGTATTCCCCTGGCTTACCTCATGGGACGCTGGCTGAAAGGGATTGATATCCGGCAGGTTGGCACTAAAAACATGGGCACGATGAACACTTTTTATGAGGTGGGATTTTGGCCCGGTATGCTCGTTCTAACGGTAGATATTTCCAAGGGGGCTGCAGCGGTAGCCGTTGCCCGGGTGCTCGAAACACCTCAAATTATAGAATTCCTGGCCGGGATGGTGGCGGTAATGGGTCACGTTCTCCCGGTCTGGTTAAAATTCAAAGGGGGCAAAGGCGGCGCGACCTGCATAGGAGTTCTGGCATTCCTGATGCCATGGGGTATTCCCATCTATGCCGCGACTTTCGGCTTGATACTCCTGATAACCCGTTTCCCTACTTTCAGCTACAGCGCCGCTTTCATCATCTTCCCCATTATCGGCTGGGTGATATACCATTCTACCGCGTTTATCATCTACCCTATGGCGCTGCTGATGATACCGGGTCTGCAGTACATCATGAGAGTCAAGCAAATCGGCGAACGCTCCACCAGCTTCAAGGACGCCGTGTTCCGGAAAAGTCTGCGGGACAGACGCTAG
- a CDS encoding DEAD/DEAH box helicase, with protein sequence MDVREFVEYLRTKSEMAGQIAHLEEIPPREAVYADLEQPLDSRLEGCLRAKGLWPLYSHQAQAVDTARRGDNVFIATPAASGKSLGYYIPVMQTLLTDDVATTLYLSPTKALAQDQLKHVKDLFAPEAIGRGDFATFDGDTPASDRTTIRASARLIFSNPDMLHVGILPNHQNWRRFLANLKYVIIDEAHLYRGVFGSHLALLLRRLRRVCRRYGAKPQFLMASATIGNPLELAALLTGLDFSVVDADGSPYGGKDFIFWNPPLIDPNQSTRRSASAEATFLFAELIAHGIRTLAFARSRRLAEVIFVHARERLLKTAPEKVLLIKPYRAGYLAEDRRLIEKELFAGRLEGAVTTSALELGVDIGSLDATLITGYPGSSASVWQQAGRSGRRRQRSLSVLVARNDPLDQYYMRHPEFFFEGLPEYALLNPENPYISGAHLLCAAWEMPLSPKEFELFGPSFRVNLDSLVRRGLLKERLGRYYPSADISYPAGEISIRGIGGKEYTVIDGGSGVLLEVLDSATAMFQLFPGAVYLHQGESYIVRDLDLETRIVRAEPFDGSYYTEVKDITELRVQRVLKSLFIRGTAVKLGEVEVSVTVVGFKRKAQYTEEVLGEGALSLPPQRFETVAVWFEIPAHLADRLSSGLDLAGAIHAVEHAAIGVLPLFALCDRNDIGGLSTPLHPDTGEATIFIYDAHPGGVGIAEKGYEILLDWWEATLSIITECPCNSGCPACVQSPKCGNNNEPLDKAGATALLNGLLGVTVSGKQTD encoded by the coding sequence ATGGACGTCCGGGAGTTCGTCGAGTATCTTCGTACCAAGTCGGAAATGGCCGGCCAGATCGCTCATCTTGAGGAAATCCCGCCGAGAGAAGCGGTCTATGCGGATCTTGAGCAGCCGCTGGATTCCCGCCTGGAGGGCTGCCTCAGGGCAAAGGGATTGTGGCCGCTCTATAGCCACCAGGCTCAGGCGGTTGACACCGCCCGGCGCGGCGATAATGTCTTTATCGCTACACCGGCTGCCTCAGGCAAGAGCCTGGGTTATTACATCCCGGTCATGCAAACCTTGCTGACCGATGACGTCGCCACCACCCTGTACCTGTCGCCGACCAAAGCCTTGGCCCAGGATCAGTTGAAACACGTCAAAGACCTGTTCGCCCCGGAAGCCATTGGCCGGGGTGATTTCGCTACCTTTGACGGCGATACGCCGGCAAGCGACCGGACAACCATACGCGCCAGCGCCAGGCTGATCTTTTCCAATCCGGACATGCTTCACGTCGGTATCCTGCCCAATCACCAGAACTGGCGGCGTTTCCTGGCTAACCTTAAGTACGTCATCATTGATGAAGCCCATTTGTACCGCGGCGTCTTTGGTTCTCACCTGGCGCTCTTGTTGCGGCGACTGCGGCGCGTCTGCCGCCGTTACGGCGCAAAACCCCAGTTCCTGATGGCCTCAGCGACCATCGGCAACCCCTTAGAGTTGGCTGCTCTCCTGACGGGGCTCGATTTTTCAGTCGTCGATGCTGACGGCTCACCTTACGGAGGCAAAGATTTCATCTTCTGGAATCCGCCGCTGATCGACCCGAACCAATCTACTCGTCGAAGCGCCTCGGCGGAGGCCACTTTTCTCTTTGCCGAACTCATCGCCCATGGTATCAGAACGCTTGCGTTCGCCCGGTCCCGGCGTTTGGCTGAAGTCATCTTCGTCCATGCCCGGGAGCGTCTCTTGAAAACAGCACCCGAAAAAGTCTTACTTATTAAGCCATACCGAGCAGGCTATCTGGCAGAAGATCGCCGCCTTATTGAGAAAGAGTTGTTCGCGGGAAGGCTGGAAGGAGCCGTGACCACATCGGCGCTGGAACTTGGCGTCGACATCGGTTCGCTGGATGCCACTTTAATAACCGGTTATCCGGGATCATCCGCTAGCGTTTGGCAACAAGCCGGCCGAAGCGGCCGGCGGCGGCAAAGGTCGCTGTCGGTACTGGTTGCCCGCAATGACCCGTTGGATCAATATTACATGCGCCACCCGGAATTTTTCTTTGAAGGGCTGCCTGAATACGCCTTGCTCAATCCCGAGAATCCATATATTTCAGGCGCCCACCTGCTTTGTGCGGCATGGGAAATGCCGCTTTCGCCCAAGGAATTCGAGTTGTTCGGGCCTTCTTTCAGGGTGAATCTGGATTCGCTGGTTCGCCGCGGTCTGTTGAAGGAGCGGCTCGGTCGTTATTATCCTTCGGCAGATATATCTTACCCGGCCGGGGAGATCAGCATCAGGGGCATCGGCGGTAAGGAGTACACGGTCATTGATGGCGGCAGCGGCGTTCTGCTGGAGGTGCTAGACTCTGCTACCGCCATGTTCCAGTTGTTTCCCGGGGCTGTCTATCTGCACCAGGGTGAGAGTTACATTGTCCGCGATTTGGATTTGGAAACCCGGATCGTGCGCGCGGAACCATTCGACGGCAGTTATTATACCGAGGTCAAAGACATTACCGAACTTAGAGTCCAGCGGGTGCTGAAGTCGCTTTTCATCCGAGGCACTGCTGTGAAGCTAGGAGAAGTGGAAGTCTCGGTGACCGTCGTCGGTTTTAAGCGTAAAGCACAATATACCGAGGAGGTGTTGGGAGAAGGAGCGCTTTCGCTGCCGCCCCAGCGTTTCGAGACGGTGGCTGTTTGGTTCGAGATACCTGCCCATCTGGCGGATAGACTTTCTTCCGGTCTGGATCTGGCAGGTGCCATACATGCGGTTGAACACGCCGCCATCGGCGTTCTGCCTCTGTTCGCCCTGTGTGATCGTAACGATATCGGAGGGCTCTCGACACCGCTGCATCCGGACACCGGTGAGGCTACCATTTTCATCTATGACGCCCACCCGGGAGGCGTCGGCATTGCCGAAAAGGGTTATGAGATCCTTTTAGACTGGTGGGAAGCTACTCTAAGCATTATCACTGAATGCCCTTGCAATTCTGGATGCCCCGCCTGCGTTCAATCTCCTAAGTGTGGCAACAATAACGAACCTCTTGATAAGGCCGGGGCAACTGCGCTTCTGAATGGATTGCTCGGTGTTACCGTATCCGGAAAACAAACGGATTAG
- a CDS encoding DUF503 domain-containing protein: MNIGVLQFSIRLPESHSLKEKRQVVKSLVAQLHNRFNVSAAEVEDQDLWQTAVVGVACISNDKKHTNEVLSKALAFTTTYDFELLESNIEIIDY, translated from the coding sequence ATGAATATCGGCGTCCTGCAGTTCAGCATTCGGCTCCCGGAGAGCCACTCCCTCAAGGAGAAGCGCCAGGTGGTCAAGTCGCTGGTAGCCCAGCTCCACAATCGCTTCAACGTCTCGGCGGCGGAGGTAGAAGACCAGGACCTGTGGCAGACGGCTGTCGTCGGCGTCGCCTGCATCAGTAACGACAAGAAGCACACCAACGAGGTGCTGTCCAAAGCCTTAGCCTTCACCACTACTTACGACTTCGAGCTTCTCGAGTCCAACATCGAGATCATCGACTACTGA
- the mobB gene encoding molybdopterin-guanine dinucleotide biosynthesis protein B encodes MTAPIIAFVGRSESGKTTFIERLVPELKGRGYKVATVKHVPQHFQPAAPVRDTERHLAAGADATIAATPGALILTKPCSSENPLDEIARLLGDEYDIIIAEGFKSSGIPKFEIWRRGAGTPLEDIKSRVAVITDDDYPGESARRFRLSEVGEVADLIEKGYILPNLERISLNINGESVALSAFPREFMTNIVNALIASLKGVPPVKWLEIRLRRGDNKSA; translated from the coding sequence TTGACGGCACCCATTATCGCCTTTGTCGGGCGCTCCGAATCAGGAAAAACAACCTTCATTGAGCGACTGGTGCCGGAACTCAAAGGCCGGGGTTATAAAGTCGCCACCGTCAAGCATGTGCCGCAGCATTTTCAACCGGCGGCACCGGTCCGAGATACCGAGCGGCATCTGGCCGCCGGAGCCGATGCCACTATCGCGGCGACGCCTGGGGCGTTAATACTAACAAAGCCGTGCTCATCCGAGAACCCGCTGGATGAGATCGCCCGACTGCTGGGCGACGAATACGACATTATCATTGCCGAGGGATTCAAAAGCTCAGGGATACCGAAATTCGAGATCTGGCGCCGCGGTGCCGGGACGCCGCTGGAGGACATTAAAAGCCGGGTAGCCGTTATTACCGACGACGACTACCCCGGTGAATCAGCCCGGAGGTTTCGCTTAAGCGAAGTCGGAGAAGTGGCGGACTTGATCGAAAAAGGATATATTCTGCCCAACCTGGAGAGGATCTCGCTCAATATTAACGGCGAATCGGTAGCCCTTTCCGCTTTTCCAAGAGAATTTATGACCAATATAGTTAACGCTTTAATCGCCAGCCTTAAAGGCGTGCCGCCGGTGAAGTGGCTGGAGATCAGATTGCGGCGTGGTGACAACAAATCTGCATAA
- a CDS encoding peptidylprolyl isomerase encodes MAKKKHKSHSHATHTLSVKAQSKLAAQKKRQKITRWIGFGIIGAVAALLAVGGVTQWLLPVYLPLQKTVLTVNGTKFNAQYIARMVNYYTGGDPTYSYLFIDPVIDQITQNELMKQKAAELGITVSNDEVAETIKTAGIKSNPTTRDIVYSSLLAEKLTEQKFKVEIGSAGPQRQVLAMLLESAAQAEAVKDRLESGESFADITVELSLDSTTITNKGDMGFHPQGILDSLLFAAGLDEAAFSAAEGGIGVLYDQAKSKQLGYWVVKITEKTTTDEASTAKVLGILVPTIEKAEEVRTKLAEGGDFAALAAEYSQDAMTKDTGGDLGTLTLGTSTGPVAVYAFSEGATVNEISQPILTKDSNTTGAYWLYQVKAVESSRTFTEDDLDKLVNAAFSEWLTVIRDDPANEIDRVELTDEQRDLIAEQSLA; translated from the coding sequence TTGGCGAAAAAGAAGCATAAATCACATTCCCACGCGACGCATACGCTTTCGGTCAAAGCTCAATCCAAGTTGGCCGCCCAAAAAAAGCGCCAGAAGATAACCCGATGGATCGGCTTTGGCATTATCGGCGCGGTGGCGGCTCTCTTGGCGGTGGGCGGCGTCACCCAGTGGCTGCTGCCGGTCTACCTGCCGCTTCAGAAGACAGTGCTGACAGTAAACGGCACCAAATTCAACGCCCAGTATATTGCCCGCATGGTGAATTATTACACCGGCGGAGATCCGACCTACTCATACCTTTTTATCGACCCGGTGATCGATCAAATAACCCAGAACGAACTCATGAAACAGAAAGCCGCCGAACTCGGCATCACCGTAAGTAATGACGAGGTCGCCGAGACCATAAAAACGGCCGGCATCAAGAGCAACCCCACCACCCGCGATATCGTTTACAGCTCGCTGCTGGCGGAAAAGCTGACCGAGCAAAAATTCAAGGTGGAAATCGGCAGCGCCGGCCCGCAGCGCCAGGTCCTGGCAATGCTTCTTGAGAGCGCGGCTCAAGCCGAGGCGGTCAAGGATCGGCTTGAATCCGGTGAATCGTTTGCCGATATCACCGTTGAACTGTCGCTGGATTCGACCACCATCACCAATAAAGGCGATATGGGTTTCCACCCGCAGGGTATTCTGGACAGCCTGCTTTTTGCCGCCGGACTGGATGAAGCGGCATTCAGCGCCGCCGAGGGCGGCATCGGCGTGCTGTACGATCAAGCCAAGAGCAAGCAATTAGGCTACTGGGTAGTTAAAATTACCGAAAAAACAACGACCGACGAAGCGTCCACGGCCAAGGTTCTGGGCATCCTGGTGCCGACGATAGAGAAGGCTGAAGAAGTTCGGACTAAACTGGCGGAAGGCGGCGATTTCGCCGCGCTGGCCGCTGAGTACTCTCAGGACGCAATGACCAAAGATACCGGCGGCGATCTTGGCACTCTGACACTCGGCACTTCCACCGGGCCGGTAGCGGTTTACGCCTTTTCCGAAGGGGCGACGGTCAACGAAATCAGCCAGCCGATTCTTACCAAGGACTCCAACACCACCGGCGCCTACTGGCTGTATCAGGTCAAGGCGGTTGAATCCAGCCGCACCTTTACCGAAGACGACCTGGACAAGCTCGTCAACGCCGCTTTCTCAGAATGGCTGACGGTCATTAGAGACGACCCGGCAAATGAAATTGATAGAGTGGAATTGACTGACGAGCAGCGCGACCTCATAGCCGAGCAGTCGCTGGCATAA